Within Cololabis saira isolate AMF1-May2022 chromosome 14, fColSai1.1, whole genome shotgun sequence, the genomic segment AACTGATGATTGTTTATGTATCAGGGTGGGTGGTGCGTTTGTACCTCAAGCTCTTTGATCTTCTCCTCCAAAGTTTTCTGTTTGACTGTCAGGAGGTTGTTGATCTCCTCCTTTGGCTGAAGAATGAACCTGAAATACAGTCACATGACCCTTCAGCCAGCCATACATTCTTGTGTAGTGTATTTAGACAGATGTGTCTGCTAACATTCATATCGCCCTGATCTGTGATGACTCACATTCGTCCGACGCCTTCGTAGAGTCGTGTGTTGTCCGGCACCTTGGCGATCCCGGCATGTGTGACCTTGGCACGCTTCTGAACAAGAGTCAGCTGATCGATCTGCAAGTCAGCCAGCTTCACCTTTTGCTGCGTGTCAATCATCttcacctgcagctctgtgaagGCCTGCGGATACGGGAGGCATCAGTCCGATTCAAATATGAAACACACCTGTGCAGGCAAGCCATGCATGCAGGTGACATCTGTGATCCCCTGCAGATTTCCCCACAAACCTTGATAAAAAACCTTTGGAAGTGAGCATGTAGGccaatagtccatgggccagaccagatatcagcaccactcaaagtcacaaaacttgcttataagttttgaaaatatccatgtctgtagatgctattttggtatgataatccttcctgagtggcagctgtatcatcctttatttgcatgataaagaccagtttgtgacattagtggctgttatagtttcataggagcccaatgatgctcttctagtttaaggatcacaatgacctgtaacaatgatatagtatggGGTGTATTataaatttcctgaatccttatggtcctgtgagtattccagtttttgtattttgtgtctctgttgttcctagataacacagggctaaaagatagtatatctttTAGGCGAAAATGGTGTACAAATGTGTGCGCGATTGCGAGCGACACCAGCCACCCCGCACACAGTCTGTTCagcctcctaccctcaggtagaaggtacaggagccTCCGTTGCCGCCAGTAACAGCTTCGCATACCAAGCTGTCAGGATGCTAAATTCTCTCCCCTCACTCCCCCCAGCCAGATCCTCCAGACTGACagggaactgaactgaaatcCCCCCATGAACACTCAGGACTACGAAACAACTGCCTCTTTTAATATCACCACTGTGTCACTTTAAATTCACTTAATCTACTGCTCactgttttaatatatatttataaaactgttttacatactgcacacaaaaaaaaaaaaaagaaaaaaaaaaagccttttgcACTCAGGTCAGTTCCAGTAAATGTCtgtgttgtgttgtatttattcatgtgaactcttttttaaatttgtgtCTGTTGTGCCTGTGCCTGCgcactttatatgtttcaccgagggaagtgggaaacgtcctctcgattcCTTGTATGTCTGTCATGTGAAGAAACgataataaagctactttgactagatgctaccctgctttaacacacctgattctaattaatcatcagcttgtcatccagggctgcacaattctgttgatgacacaggtacttttatcacggtgttctgaagcagggtagcatctaaggcATGCAGGACCAGGGGttccgaggaccagggttgcctacccctgatctatagacatggatcttttcaaaaatcacaagtaaGTTTGTttaccttgagtggtactgacaagttcAATTTTGGGCCCATGGACTACaagggtcttcaaccctggtcctctggaccccctgcatgttttacatgttgccctgcatcatcacacctggtTCTAATTAAGGGTCGTCACCAGCTTCTCATCCAGGTCTGGACAAgtgtgttaatgacacagtcacttgtatcagggtgtgctgaagcagggaaacatgtaaaatatgcaggaccgggggggggggggtgagtctACACCTGGACCAGCGTGGTTAGCTCCGGTGTTAGCCGGAGCTGCTAACGGAGTTTCCACTAAGCTCAGTCAGTCTGGAAGCCGCTGACACACAGCTGAGTCCCGGCTGAGTCTGAGGGAGAGCAGGGGAGAGCAGGTGAGAGCAGGGGACAACAACAACGCACCTTCTTCAGCTCCAGATCCACGGGACCAGCCATCACTGATTATGGACCACCGACAAAACACTGCGCATGTGTGAAGAcagattgtttttattcttcgtcGTATTCTTCGTCCATTTTGCAGCTGACAATCAAACGATACTGTGCAATATCGCCCCCTGTTGGTCATAAACTGGACTGGCCCTAAAACAAACGAGTGTtggcgtgtgtgtgcatgtgtgtgggtgtgtagccagtactcgagttgtaaaaaaaaatcaggggggatggtggattttattatatggggacagataatttgtgctgattacaaataatataatatattacaaataatagcactggcAAATCTTCCAGtcgaacaagatttttttgcttgtaatgagaagttaaatcttgtcccaatgtcagatttttgtacttatttaaagtgaagatttacttgaaacagatgaaaattgtcaaataagttatttttctggtgatgactctaaatgttgaaatagcagtaaaaccacattcattgatgaaatgacataacgGATGGAAAGGgtggggtggcagttttacaggggggatgattttgaccgtttttatttcaggaggggatgccatccccccctgaactcgagtactgattatacaTGTCTGCTTTAACATTACTTAATCTTGGGAGctctggcttttttcttttcgaCAGTAAAAAAGGATAACAATATAAAGGTGTAGGAATGGCTTTCACTGGAAAGGAAGGAGTTCAGGAGTtatagtcagtactcgagttgtaaaaaaaaaaaaaaatcaggggggatggtggattttatcatatggggcctgataatttgtgctgattacaaataatataatatattaaaaataatagcagtgaccaaaatacctgcagaaatactgcaggaatgacatagcaacagttaaatgcagcctcctgtaagctttaaatatccactgggcttacatcaaatacatcaaaacacaacaataaaaaacagttttctgaacttatcaatatgcctctgtccttcacaggataagtaaaatgtatcactgcaaaaactcaaaatcttaacaagaatatttgtcttatttctagttaaaatgtctcattttagtaaaaaaaaatctcattacacttaaaacaagactcatcactggaaaaaacaacaattttcacctgtttcaagtaaattttcacttgaaataagtagaaaaatctgccagtggaacaagattattttgcttgtaatgagaagatataTATTGTCCCAcgggcagattttcctacttatttcaagtgaaaatttacttgaaacaggtgaaaattgtcaaatgagttatttttctggtgatgtttctaaatgttgaaatagcagtaaaaccacattcattgatgaaatgacataatggatggaaaggggggatggcagttttacaggggggatgattttgaccgtttttatttcaggggggatgccatcccccctcaccccccctcaactccagtactgcgtgTAGCGGTATGAACATATGCATGTATAGTATGTAGGATTTGATGTATAGACACAcgatacacatgcatgagatgaaatgacaacctaaattggttttgtcggtttctttagcatcttttcaatttctgttttcagagctattattattattattattatttttattattattattattattattttgtgtagcctcatgatacttAATTTGctatttttgtatattctactatgttaaaaggtgggcaagataagctttatgcttcaagcccataccttttcggtcaaaataagcACCATATTGACCATAAATGTTTACTGTCTTGCGTATTGATTTTTATGCTTTagttgaccgaaataaagactaactaactaactaactaagtgTGAGATGATAAAATATAGTTATTCCCTTGTTATATACAAGGGTTAGGATAACTTTGAAATAACTACATCTATGTgcaataatttatattaatcGACTGGGAAACTGTTATGTATCTCACTGTAGGCTACATGCATAAGCAAACTGTACATTTATATTTTAGTATTCATATTTCACATTATATTAGTACTTATATTTAAATTAATTCATGTATTCTTACTTGAAGACTTTTGAATGGGAGCATCTGTATCTAAAGGCAATTTCGCCTTGGGGATCAaagtatttctgattctgataggATTTCTGATTATTCTGACGTAAATCGGCAAGCTCCAGCTtgactttcattttctttcaatTTTGAATCTGAATTTGCTGCTCTGTACAGCAAATTCAATTCTAGAGtgactgcatgtgtgtgtttgtgtgactaTAAATGCAGCGTGTGTGAGAGCAAACCGTCCTTATAGCTGTGTGTTGCCGCTTCTTAAACTTATCACCCCCAGGAGCAACAACTTGTTACTATATTGATACTACTTGCAGGGCTCGAGAGTGCGACTAATAATTTTACTTGGTCGCACTGCACTGGTGCACCTGACTCTGCCTGGTGTACATTTATTTTGCAAGCGCATCATCTCTGTGTTCTCCTGTGACCGACGTCATACACTCATGATAGGATCATATCATGTTCTAAACCAATAAGAGACAGACCTCTGCGGAGCCCTGGTCCTTCGGCGACAGCATCACACTCTGAACCAGAGAAGGAGGCAACCAAGTGTGGGATAAAGCCAGGCTGCGAGacccaaattaaaaaaaaaatatatatatatatattccttcAGGGAGGACTGGCTGAAACAATTTCCCTGGCTGAGGTACAATAAAGGACGTAAGACGTGTACTGTCAGGAGTGCTGTCACAATATGTCTGGAAATAGTGCATTTGTGAGCGGCTCAACAACATTTTGTATTGAAACTTTAAAAAACTTAACAATGTCCAAAAACACACGATAGGCCTATGTCGTGACAAGGGTGTAGAGAAAGTGGCCCCTCTCCCAGCTGCATTTCAGCGGCAGGTATTAGTAATCAGGTTCTCTGAGGAATCGGAAATGACAATCAAATTAAAAAgtagtgatttttattttgaaatgctttATTTTACATAAAATGTTTGAGTTTGAAATATTCAATTTCAGTTCAGTGAAACACTTTAAACACTTttcttcatatatatatatatatatatatatatatatatataattgtgcTTCAAATAAAGAAAGTATTTCTCTACACCTTATTCTTGTTTAGAATCATTTACATTATATTAAATTTATTGAGTGATTTAAAAACACGATGAAAAATGGGGGGGcacctaaaagaaaaattagGCGTACCAGTGTAGCCAATGCAAAACGTAGTCCAGAGCCCTGACTTGTTACTTTAATAAATTGGAACATTTTAAGCTTGTTGCGTATTTCATTGGCCTTGTGTTGGGGTGATGGGGACAGTTTGGGCTTGATAATTCCCCCTTGTCCAAAGTGGGGAATAAATgaaaaagtttgagaaccactgatgtAGAGAATGGCACCACAATCCACCCTCAGCCAACTGGACACTCCACCATTCAGCCTTCCATTTTGACAATCCGCTTTCACAACCTACCACTGTGACCTAAACTAGTAAACTGGACGTCCCTCCATACCACACAACTCCATCCCTGGTTCAACTCATCTACAAATCCATACTTGGCTTTACACCCTCTTAACTATCTCCTCTTCTGCACATCTCTCTCCGTTTTCAACATACAGTCTAGCAAACTTATCAAACTTGCTTTCCCTAAAGTCCGTAACAGCTTTGGACACAGCGCCTTccgttttgctgcagctaatgacTGGAAcaatttacaaaacattttcaaGTTCACTGTCTTCAcctctttcactgatttcaaACTAAATTTGTTAGACATTATAGTTGACTTCTGCACCTGTGTAACATACCTCTTGCTGTGTGTCAtcatttaatgttttatttgtatgtatgtatttacttTTAATTGTTTGTAATTGTAACTTTAAATAACCTGACTGATGTTGTAGGACCCCACCCTTCTCCCTTTCCTCTTCCCTTTCTCCCAAAGAGCTTTTACTCCTGTGTCTCAAGTCGCATTTGTAAATAATTAAATTGGTTTAAACTTTGTCTCTTGGAGTGTTAATGTTCAACTCTGAAACCTTCCAGGTGGTAGAAACTGCATCAAACTGGGTCATCATGAACAAGCAGAAATCACGATGACCAGAGGAGAACCCCAATTACCAGAGGAGAACCCCAATGACAACAGGAGAACCCTGATGACAGCTAGAAAACCATGATGACTGAACAATAACCACAATGACAGCAGGAGAAGTACGATGACTGCACAATTACCTTTTTACTGAAAAAAATCCAGAAGATTAGGAAAGCAGTCCAGGAACAATGCCTCCAATCAAAAACAATTTGgacaaaattacgcaatttgaCTCCTATCAACTACAAAAACCTAGAGGATATCATGGAACCGCTAAACTCATCCTCctgttttctcaatattttaccCACAGCATTTCTTCAAGAATTTTTTACCTGTCATGGCATCTGATTCAGATAGTAAACGTATCCCTTTAGTCAGGTGTTTTCCCCAAGACCTTGAAGACAGCAGTCATCAAACCACTGTTGATGA encodes:
- the pfdn1 gene encoding prefoldin subunit 1 — encoded protein: MAGPVDLELKKAFTELQVKMIDTQQKVKLADLQIDQLTLVQKRAKVTHAGIAKVPDNTRLYEGVGRMFILQPKEEINNLLTVKQKTLEEKIKELEQRKVYLERSVKEAEDNIREMLLSRRTQ